In the Ctenopharyngodon idella isolate HZGC_01 chromosome 4, HZGC01, whole genome shotgun sequence genome, one interval contains:
- the LOC127510590 gene encoding uncharacterized protein LOC127510590 isoform X3 has protein sequence MANRGTQDRMSKTKQDLSNDRRTGGQRPSTTVRPRSGGESGTRLNCKPATKTNSHLPLTQKKTGCCPAEVEQHPKRIIRLCQSAVNNNQQMPRESTSSKTTKKDQSNGKGSSVANNIKNNWSRKIEGGSNENLPMFKLNLDETWQNRDGFCRRSTFGKTIIKENKTIMMIGATGAGKTTLINSMINYILGVQWKNDFRFVLIDEGKQKSQAESQTSEITAYQINHMDGFRVPYSLTIVDTPGFGDTRGISHDQKITTQIQEFFAARGGIDRIDAVCFVVQASLARLTHTQKYVFDSILSIFGKDIAENILVLVTFADGKTPPVLEAIKVSQVPCSTNESGEPLHFKFNNSALFATNYESAEDEESDCDNFDKMFWKLGFSSMKKFFTSLNTMETKSLSLTQEVLKERQQLEVLVQGLQPQINAGLTKLDEIKKTRAALEQHKAEMDANKDFEYELEVTVPKQIENNTSYYLTNCQKCYFTCHDTCAYANDSDKDKCSAMKDGKCRVCPGKCAWNVHYNQKYKWDYVPEKRKETYQDLKKRFEEAHGEVMSKEKIFEELENELELVQNTVAILIENSQQSLERLQEIALKPNPLSTPDYIDLMIESEKQEAKPGFQDRIQSLMGVRKKAEIISKVSSGEVLSEDLETYKPVNKKKETSYDPRVLLSRFKNYMIKKTGNY, from the exons ATGGCTAATCGTGGAACTCAGGACAGGATGAGCAAAACAAAGCAGGACTTGAGCAATGACAGGAGAACAGGAGGACAGAGACCGTCAACCACAGTGAGACCTCGCAGTGGAGGAGAGTCTGGCACAAGACTAAACTGCAAACcagcaacaaaa ACAAACAGCCATTTGCCGCtaacacagaaaaaaacaggaTGTTGTCCAG CAGAGGTGGAACAACATCCAAAAAGGATTATTAGACTGTGCCAGTCTGCTGTTAACAACAATCAACAAATGCCAAGAGAAAGCACAAGCAGCAAAACCACAAAAAAAGACCAAAGCAATGGAAAAGGCTCAAGTGTTGCAAATAATATAAAGAACAACTGGAGCAGAAAAATAGAAGGTGGAAGCAATGAAAACCTACCCATGTTTAAACTCAACCTGGATGAAACATGGCAGAACAGAGATGGATTCTGCAGAAGAAGCACATTTGGGAAAACCATCATAAAAGAGAACAAGACCATTATGATGATCGGAGCCACAGGTGCAGGAAAAACCACTCTAATTAACAGCATGATCAACTACATTCTGGGAGTGCAATGGAAAAATGACTTCCGGTTTGTGTTAATAGATGAAGGGAAGCAGAAATCTCAGGCTGAAAGTCAGACTTCGGAGATAACGGCATATCAAATTAATCACATGGATGGCTTCCGAGTTCCATATTCTCTGACTATTGTGGACACACCAGGCTTCGGTGATACCAGAGGAATTTCACATGACCAGAAAATCACAACACAGATTCAGGAGTTCTTTGCTGCCCGTGGAGGCATCGACCGCATTGATGCCGTGTGTTTTGTTGTACAGGCTTCACTTGCCcgtctgacacacacacagaaatacgTCTTTGACTCCATTCTTTCCATATTTGGGAAGGATATTGCTGAAAACATCCTTGTGCTGGTCACCTTTGCAGATGGGAAAACACCTCCAGTTCTTGAGGCCATCAAAGTCTCCCAGGTGCCATGTTCTACCAATGAGTCTGGAGAGCCTCTTCACTTCAAGTTCAACAACTCTGCTCTCTTTGCTACTAATTATGAATCTGCAGAGGATGAGGAGTCTGACTGTGACAACTTTGACAAAATGTTTTGGAAGTTGGGGTTTTCTAGCATGAAAAAATTCTTCACATCCCTTAACACGATGGAAACCAAGAGCTTGTCTCTCACACAGGAGGTCCTGAAAGAGCGGCAACAGCTAGAAGTGCTTGTGCAGGGTCTCCAGCCCCAAATCAATGCTGGTCTGACAAAACTGGATGAAATCAAGAAGACAAGAGCTGCTCTGGAGCAGCACAAGGCTGAAATGGATGCAAACAAGGATTTTGAATACGAATTAGAAGTAACTGTCCCAAAACAGATCGAAAACAACACTTCCTACTACTTAACCAACTGCCAAAAGTGTTACTTCACTTGTCATGACACATGCGCTTACGCAAATGACAGTGATAAAGATAAGTGCTCTGCCATGAAAGATGGAAAGTGTCGGGTCTGTCCTGGAAAGTGTGCTTGGAATGTGCACTATAATCAGAAATACAAATGGGATTATGTCCCAGAAAAGAGAAAGGAAACTTATCAGGATTTAAAAAAGCGATTTGAGGAAGCACATGGAGAGGTCATGTCAAAAGAAAAGATCTTTGAAGAGCTTGAAAATGAGCTTGAGCTTGTCCAGAATACTGTGGCCATACTAATAGAAAATTCTCAACAGTCCTTGGAGCGCCTGCAGGAAATCGCCCTCAAGCCCAATCCTCTGTCCACCCCTGACTACATTGATCTGATGATTGAGTCTGAGAAACAAGAAGCCAAACCTGGATTTCAAGATCGCATTCAGTCTTTAATGGGCGTCAGGAAGAAGGCAGAGATTATCAGTAAGGTTTCCTCAGGAGAAGTGCTTTCAGAGGATTTGGAAACATATAAACCTGTtaacaaaaaaaaggaaacatcaTATGATCCAAGAGTCCTGCTCAGTAGGTTTAAGAATtacatgattaaaaaaacaggaaattattaa
- the LOC127510590 gene encoding uncharacterized protein LOC127510590 isoform X1, giving the protein MANRGTQDRMSKTKQDLSNDRRTGGQRPSTTVRPRSGGESGTRLNCKPATKTNSHLPLTQKKTGCCPVRTDDSTASSNCGTQDRMSKTKQDLSNDRRTGGQRPSTTVRPRSGGESGTRLNCKPATKTNSHLPLTQKKTGCCPAEVEQHPKRIIRLCQSAVNNNQQMPRESTSSKTTKKDQSNGKGSSVANNIKNNWSRKIEGGSNENLPMFKLNLDETWQNRDGFCRRSTFGKTIIKENKTIMMIGATGAGKTTLINSMINYILGVQWKNDFRFVLIDEGKQKSQAESQTSEITAYQINHMDGFRVPYSLTIVDTPGFGDTRGISHDQKITTQIQEFFAARGGIDRIDAVCFVVQASLARLTHTQKYVFDSILSIFGKDIAENILVLVTFADGKTPPVLEAIKVSQVPCSTNESGEPLHFKFNNSALFATNYESAEDEESDCDNFDKMFWKLGFSSMKKFFTSLNTMETKSLSLTQEVLKERQQLEVLVQGLQPQINAGLTKLDEIKKTRAALEQHKAEMDANKDFEYELEVTVPKQIENNTSYYLTNCQKCYFTCHDTCAYANDSDKDKCSAMKDGKCRVCPGKCAWNVHYNQKYKWDYVPEKRKETYQDLKKRFEEAHGEVMSKEKIFEELENELELVQNTVAILIENSQQSLERLQEIALKPNPLSTPDYIDLMIESEKQEAKPGFQDRIQSLMGVRKKAEIISKVSSGEVLSEDLETYKPVNKKKETSYDPRVLLSRFKNYMIKKTGNY; this is encoded by the exons ATGGCTAATCGTGGAACTCAGGACAGGATGAGCAAAACAAAGCAGGACTTGAGCAATGACAGGAGAACAGGAGGACAGAGACCGTCAACCACAGTGAGACCTCGCAGTGGAGGAGAGTCTGGCACAAGACTAAACTGCAAACcagcaacaaaa ACAAACAGCCATTTGCCGCtaacacagaaaaaaacaggaTGTTGTCCAG TAAGAACAGATGACAGCACGGCTTCATCTAATTGTGGAACTCAGGACAGGATGAGCAAAACAAAGCAGGACTTGAGCAATGACAGGAGAACAGGAGGACAGAGACCGTCAACCACAGTGAGACCTCGCAGTGGAGGAGAGTCTGGCACAAGACTAAACTGCAAACcagcaacaaaa ACAAACAGCCATTTGCCGCtaacacagaaaaaaacaggaTGTTGTCCAG CAGAGGTGGAACAACATCCAAAAAGGATTATTAGACTGTGCCAGTCTGCTGTTAACAACAATCAACAAATGCCAAGAGAAAGCACAAGCAGCAAAACCACAAAAAAAGACCAAAGCAATGGAAAAGGCTCAAGTGTTGCAAATAATATAAAGAACAACTGGAGCAGAAAAATAGAAGGTGGAAGCAATGAAAACCTACCCATGTTTAAACTCAACCTGGATGAAACATGGCAGAACAGAGATGGATTCTGCAGAAGAAGCACATTTGGGAAAACCATCATAAAAGAGAACAAGACCATTATGATGATCGGAGCCACAGGTGCAGGAAAAACCACTCTAATTAACAGCATGATCAACTACATTCTGGGAGTGCAATGGAAAAATGACTTCCGGTTTGTGTTAATAGATGAAGGGAAGCAGAAATCTCAGGCTGAAAGTCAGACTTCGGAGATAACGGCATATCAAATTAATCACATGGATGGCTTCCGAGTTCCATATTCTCTGACTATTGTGGACACACCAGGCTTCGGTGATACCAGAGGAATTTCACATGACCAGAAAATCACAACACAGATTCAGGAGTTCTTTGCTGCCCGTGGAGGCATCGACCGCATTGATGCCGTGTGTTTTGTTGTACAGGCTTCACTTGCCcgtctgacacacacacagaaatacgTCTTTGACTCCATTCTTTCCATATTTGGGAAGGATATTGCTGAAAACATCCTTGTGCTGGTCACCTTTGCAGATGGGAAAACACCTCCAGTTCTTGAGGCCATCAAAGTCTCCCAGGTGCCATGTTCTACCAATGAGTCTGGAGAGCCTCTTCACTTCAAGTTCAACAACTCTGCTCTCTTTGCTACTAATTATGAATCTGCAGAGGATGAGGAGTCTGACTGTGACAACTTTGACAAAATGTTTTGGAAGTTGGGGTTTTCTAGCATGAAAAAATTCTTCACATCCCTTAACACGATGGAAACCAAGAGCTTGTCTCTCACACAGGAGGTCCTGAAAGAGCGGCAACAGCTAGAAGTGCTTGTGCAGGGTCTCCAGCCCCAAATCAATGCTGGTCTGACAAAACTGGATGAAATCAAGAAGACAAGAGCTGCTCTGGAGCAGCACAAGGCTGAAATGGATGCAAACAAGGATTTTGAATACGAATTAGAAGTAACTGTCCCAAAACAGATCGAAAACAACACTTCCTACTACTTAACCAACTGCCAAAAGTGTTACTTCACTTGTCATGACACATGCGCTTACGCAAATGACAGTGATAAAGATAAGTGCTCTGCCATGAAAGATGGAAAGTGTCGGGTCTGTCCTGGAAAGTGTGCTTGGAATGTGCACTATAATCAGAAATACAAATGGGATTATGTCCCAGAAAAGAGAAAGGAAACTTATCAGGATTTAAAAAAGCGATTTGAGGAAGCACATGGAGAGGTCATGTCAAAAGAAAAGATCTTTGAAGAGCTTGAAAATGAGCTTGAGCTTGTCCAGAATACTGTGGCCATACTAATAGAAAATTCTCAACAGTCCTTGGAGCGCCTGCAGGAAATCGCCCTCAAGCCCAATCCTCTGTCCACCCCTGACTACATTGATCTGATGATTGAGTCTGAGAAACAAGAAGCCAAACCTGGATTTCAAGATCGCATTCAGTCTTTAATGGGCGTCAGGAAGAAGGCAGAGATTATCAGTAAGGTTTCCTCAGGAGAAGTGCTTTCAGAGGATTTGGAAACATATAAACCTGTtaacaaaaaaaaggaaacatcaTATGATCCAAGAGTCCTGCTCAGTAGGTTTAAGAATtacatgattaaaaaaacaggaaattattaa
- the LOC127510590 gene encoding uncharacterized protein LOC127510590 isoform X2 yields the protein MANRGTQDRMSKTKQDLSNDRRTGGQRPSTTVRPRSGGESGTRLNCKPATKTNSHLPLTQKKTGCCPVRTDDSTASSNCGTQDRMSKTKQDLSNDRRTGGQRPSTTVRPRSGGESGTRLNCKPATKTNSHLPLTQKKTGCCPEVEQHPKRIIRLCQSAVNNNQQMPRESTSSKTTKKDQSNGKGSSVANNIKNNWSRKIEGGSNENLPMFKLNLDETWQNRDGFCRRSTFGKTIIKENKTIMMIGATGAGKTTLINSMINYILGVQWKNDFRFVLIDEGKQKSQAESQTSEITAYQINHMDGFRVPYSLTIVDTPGFGDTRGISHDQKITTQIQEFFAARGGIDRIDAVCFVVQASLARLTHTQKYVFDSILSIFGKDIAENILVLVTFADGKTPPVLEAIKVSQVPCSTNESGEPLHFKFNNSALFATNYESAEDEESDCDNFDKMFWKLGFSSMKKFFTSLNTMETKSLSLTQEVLKERQQLEVLVQGLQPQINAGLTKLDEIKKTRAALEQHKAEMDANKDFEYELEVTVPKQIENNTSYYLTNCQKCYFTCHDTCAYANDSDKDKCSAMKDGKCRVCPGKCAWNVHYNQKYKWDYVPEKRKETYQDLKKRFEEAHGEVMSKEKIFEELENELELVQNTVAILIENSQQSLERLQEIALKPNPLSTPDYIDLMIESEKQEAKPGFQDRIQSLMGVRKKAEIISKVSSGEVLSEDLETYKPVNKKKETSYDPRVLLSRFKNYMIKKTGNY from the exons ATGGCTAATCGTGGAACTCAGGACAGGATGAGCAAAACAAAGCAGGACTTGAGCAATGACAGGAGAACAGGAGGACAGAGACCGTCAACCACAGTGAGACCTCGCAGTGGAGGAGAGTCTGGCACAAGACTAAACTGCAAACcagcaacaaaa ACAAACAGCCATTTGCCGCtaacacagaaaaaaacaggaTGTTGTCCAG TAAGAACAGATGACAGCACGGCTTCATCTAATTGTGGAACTCAGGACAGGATGAGCAAAACAAAGCAGGACTTGAGCAATGACAGGAGAACAGGAGGACAGAGACCGTCAACCACAGTGAGACCTCGCAGTGGAGGAGAGTCTGGCACAAGACTAAACTGCAAACcagcaacaaaa ACAAACAGCCATTTGCCGCtaacacagaaaaaaacaggaTGTTGTCCAG AGGTGGAACAACATCCAAAAAGGATTATTAGACTGTGCCAGTCTGCTGTTAACAACAATCAACAAATGCCAAGAGAAAGCACAAGCAGCAAAACCACAAAAAAAGACCAAAGCAATGGAAAAGGCTCAAGTGTTGCAAATAATATAAAGAACAACTGGAGCAGAAAAATAGAAGGTGGAAGCAATGAAAACCTACCCATGTTTAAACTCAACCTGGATGAAACATGGCAGAACAGAGATGGATTCTGCAGAAGAAGCACATTTGGGAAAACCATCATAAAAGAGAACAAGACCATTATGATGATCGGAGCCACAGGTGCAGGAAAAACCACTCTAATTAACAGCATGATCAACTACATTCTGGGAGTGCAATGGAAAAATGACTTCCGGTTTGTGTTAATAGATGAAGGGAAGCAGAAATCTCAGGCTGAAAGTCAGACTTCGGAGATAACGGCATATCAAATTAATCACATGGATGGCTTCCGAGTTCCATATTCTCTGACTATTGTGGACACACCAGGCTTCGGTGATACCAGAGGAATTTCACATGACCAGAAAATCACAACACAGATTCAGGAGTTCTTTGCTGCCCGTGGAGGCATCGACCGCATTGATGCCGTGTGTTTTGTTGTACAGGCTTCACTTGCCcgtctgacacacacacagaaatacgTCTTTGACTCCATTCTTTCCATATTTGGGAAGGATATTGCTGAAAACATCCTTGTGCTGGTCACCTTTGCAGATGGGAAAACACCTCCAGTTCTTGAGGCCATCAAAGTCTCCCAGGTGCCATGTTCTACCAATGAGTCTGGAGAGCCTCTTCACTTCAAGTTCAACAACTCTGCTCTCTTTGCTACTAATTATGAATCTGCAGAGGATGAGGAGTCTGACTGTGACAACTTTGACAAAATGTTTTGGAAGTTGGGGTTTTCTAGCATGAAAAAATTCTTCACATCCCTTAACACGATGGAAACCAAGAGCTTGTCTCTCACACAGGAGGTCCTGAAAGAGCGGCAACAGCTAGAAGTGCTTGTGCAGGGTCTCCAGCCCCAAATCAATGCTGGTCTGACAAAACTGGATGAAATCAAGAAGACAAGAGCTGCTCTGGAGCAGCACAAGGCTGAAATGGATGCAAACAAGGATTTTGAATACGAATTAGAAGTAACTGTCCCAAAACAGATCGAAAACAACACTTCCTACTACTTAACCAACTGCCAAAAGTGTTACTTCACTTGTCATGACACATGCGCTTACGCAAATGACAGTGATAAAGATAAGTGCTCTGCCATGAAAGATGGAAAGTGTCGGGTCTGTCCTGGAAAGTGTGCTTGGAATGTGCACTATAATCAGAAATACAAATGGGATTATGTCCCAGAAAAGAGAAAGGAAACTTATCAGGATTTAAAAAAGCGATTTGAGGAAGCACATGGAGAGGTCATGTCAAAAGAAAAGATCTTTGAAGAGCTTGAAAATGAGCTTGAGCTTGTCCAGAATACTGTGGCCATACTAATAGAAAATTCTCAACAGTCCTTGGAGCGCCTGCAGGAAATCGCCCTCAAGCCCAATCCTCTGTCCACCCCTGACTACATTGATCTGATGATTGAGTCTGAGAAACAAGAAGCCAAACCTGGATTTCAAGATCGCATTCAGTCTTTAATGGGCGTCAGGAAGAAGGCAGAGATTATCAGTAAGGTTTCCTCAGGAGAAGTGCTTTCAGAGGATTTGGAAACATATAAACCTGTtaacaaaaaaaaggaaacatcaTATGATCCAAGAGTCCTGCTCAGTAGGTTTAAGAATtacatgattaaaaaaacaggaaattattaa
- the LOC127510590 gene encoding uncharacterized protein LOC127510590 isoform X5, translating to MANRGTQDRMSKTKQDLSNDRRTGGQRPSTTVRPRSGGESGTRLNCKPATKTNSHLPLTQKKTGCCPEVEQHPKRIIRLCQSAVNNNQQMPRESTSSKTTKKDQSNGKGSSVANNIKNNWSRKIEGGSNENLPMFKLNLDETWQNRDGFCRRSTFGKTIIKENKTIMMIGATGAGKTTLINSMINYILGVQWKNDFRFVLIDEGKQKSQAESQTSEITAYQINHMDGFRVPYSLTIVDTPGFGDTRGISHDQKITTQIQEFFAARGGIDRIDAVCFVVQASLARLTHTQKYVFDSILSIFGKDIAENILVLVTFADGKTPPVLEAIKVSQVPCSTNESGEPLHFKFNNSALFATNYESAEDEESDCDNFDKMFWKLGFSSMKKFFTSLNTMETKSLSLTQEVLKERQQLEVLVQGLQPQINAGLTKLDEIKKTRAALEQHKAEMDANKDFEYELEVTVPKQIENNTSYYLTNCQKCYFTCHDTCAYANDSDKDKCSAMKDGKCRVCPGKCAWNVHYNQKYKWDYVPEKRKETYQDLKKRFEEAHGEVMSKEKIFEELENELELVQNTVAILIENSQQSLERLQEIALKPNPLSTPDYIDLMIESEKQEAKPGFQDRIQSLMGVRKKAEIISKVSSGEVLSEDLETYKPVNKKKETSYDPRVLLSRFKNYMIKKTGNY from the exons ATGGCTAATCGTGGAACTCAGGACAGGATGAGCAAAACAAAGCAGGACTTGAGCAATGACAGGAGAACAGGAGGACAGAGACCGTCAACCACAGTGAGACCTCGCAGTGGAGGAGAGTCTGGCACAAGACTAAACTGCAAACcagcaacaaaa ACAAACAGCCATTTGCCGCtaacacagaaaaaaacaggaTGTTGTCCAG AGGTGGAACAACATCCAAAAAGGATTATTAGACTGTGCCAGTCTGCTGTTAACAACAATCAACAAATGCCAAGAGAAAGCACAAGCAGCAAAACCACAAAAAAAGACCAAAGCAATGGAAAAGGCTCAAGTGTTGCAAATAATATAAAGAACAACTGGAGCAGAAAAATAGAAGGTGGAAGCAATGAAAACCTACCCATGTTTAAACTCAACCTGGATGAAACATGGCAGAACAGAGATGGATTCTGCAGAAGAAGCACATTTGGGAAAACCATCATAAAAGAGAACAAGACCATTATGATGATCGGAGCCACAGGTGCAGGAAAAACCACTCTAATTAACAGCATGATCAACTACATTCTGGGAGTGCAATGGAAAAATGACTTCCGGTTTGTGTTAATAGATGAAGGGAAGCAGAAATCTCAGGCTGAAAGTCAGACTTCGGAGATAACGGCATATCAAATTAATCACATGGATGGCTTCCGAGTTCCATATTCTCTGACTATTGTGGACACACCAGGCTTCGGTGATACCAGAGGAATTTCACATGACCAGAAAATCACAACACAGATTCAGGAGTTCTTTGCTGCCCGTGGAGGCATCGACCGCATTGATGCCGTGTGTTTTGTTGTACAGGCTTCACTTGCCcgtctgacacacacacagaaatacgTCTTTGACTCCATTCTTTCCATATTTGGGAAGGATATTGCTGAAAACATCCTTGTGCTGGTCACCTTTGCAGATGGGAAAACACCTCCAGTTCTTGAGGCCATCAAAGTCTCCCAGGTGCCATGTTCTACCAATGAGTCTGGAGAGCCTCTTCACTTCAAGTTCAACAACTCTGCTCTCTTTGCTACTAATTATGAATCTGCAGAGGATGAGGAGTCTGACTGTGACAACTTTGACAAAATGTTTTGGAAGTTGGGGTTTTCTAGCATGAAAAAATTCTTCACATCCCTTAACACGATGGAAACCAAGAGCTTGTCTCTCACACAGGAGGTCCTGAAAGAGCGGCAACAGCTAGAAGTGCTTGTGCAGGGTCTCCAGCCCCAAATCAATGCTGGTCTGACAAAACTGGATGAAATCAAGAAGACAAGAGCTGCTCTGGAGCAGCACAAGGCTGAAATGGATGCAAACAAGGATTTTGAATACGAATTAGAAGTAACTGTCCCAAAACAGATCGAAAACAACACTTCCTACTACTTAACCAACTGCCAAAAGTGTTACTTCACTTGTCATGACACATGCGCTTACGCAAATGACAGTGATAAAGATAAGTGCTCTGCCATGAAAGATGGAAAGTGTCGGGTCTGTCCTGGAAAGTGTGCTTGGAATGTGCACTATAATCAGAAATACAAATGGGATTATGTCCCAGAAAAGAGAAAGGAAACTTATCAGGATTTAAAAAAGCGATTTGAGGAAGCACATGGAGAGGTCATGTCAAAAGAAAAGATCTTTGAAGAGCTTGAAAATGAGCTTGAGCTTGTCCAGAATACTGTGGCCATACTAATAGAAAATTCTCAACAGTCCTTGGAGCGCCTGCAGGAAATCGCCCTCAAGCCCAATCCTCTGTCCACCCCTGACTACATTGATCTGATGATTGAGTCTGAGAAACAAGAAGCCAAACCTGGATTTCAAGATCGCATTCAGTCTTTAATGGGCGTCAGGAAGAAGGCAGAGATTATCAGTAAGGTTTCCTCAGGAGAAGTGCTTTCAGAGGATTTGGAAACATATAAACCTGTtaacaaaaaaaaggaaacatcaTATGATCCAAGAGTCCTGCTCAGTAGGTTTAAGAATtacatgattaaaaaaacaggaaattattaa
- the LOC127510590 gene encoding uncharacterized protein LOC127510590 isoform X7, with protein sequence MPRESTSSKTTKKDQSNGKGSSVANNIKNNWSRKIEGGSNENLPMFKLNLDETWQNRDGFCRRSTFGKTIIKENKTIMMIGATGAGKTTLINSMINYILGVQWKNDFRFVLIDEGKQKSQAESQTSEITAYQINHMDGFRVPYSLTIVDTPGFGDTRGISHDQKITTQIQEFFAARGGIDRIDAVCFVVQASLARLTHTQKYVFDSILSIFGKDIAENILVLVTFADGKTPPVLEAIKVSQVPCSTNESGEPLHFKFNNSALFATNYESAEDEESDCDNFDKMFWKLGFSSMKKFFTSLNTMETKSLSLTQEVLKERQQLEVLVQGLQPQINAGLTKLDEIKKTRAALEQHKAEMDANKDFEYELEVTVPKQIENNTSYYLTNCQKCYFTCHDTCAYANDSDKDKCSAMKDGKCRVCPGKCAWNVHYNQKYKWDYVPEKRKETYQDLKKRFEEAHGEVMSKEKIFEELENELELVQNTVAILIENSQQSLERLQEIALKPNPLSTPDYIDLMIESEKQEAKPGFQDRIQSLMGVRKKAEIISKVSSGEVLSEDLETYKPVNKKKETSYDPRVLLSRFKNYMIKKTGNY encoded by the coding sequence ATGCCAAGAGAAAGCACAAGCAGCAAAACCACAAAAAAAGACCAAAGCAATGGAAAAGGCTCAAGTGTTGCAAATAATATAAAGAACAACTGGAGCAGAAAAATAGAAGGTGGAAGCAATGAAAACCTACCCATGTTTAAACTCAACCTGGATGAAACATGGCAGAACAGAGATGGATTCTGCAGAAGAAGCACATTTGGGAAAACCATCATAAAAGAGAACAAGACCATTATGATGATCGGAGCCACAGGTGCAGGAAAAACCACTCTAATTAACAGCATGATCAACTACATTCTGGGAGTGCAATGGAAAAATGACTTCCGGTTTGTGTTAATAGATGAAGGGAAGCAGAAATCTCAGGCTGAAAGTCAGACTTCGGAGATAACGGCATATCAAATTAATCACATGGATGGCTTCCGAGTTCCATATTCTCTGACTATTGTGGACACACCAGGCTTCGGTGATACCAGAGGAATTTCACATGACCAGAAAATCACAACACAGATTCAGGAGTTCTTTGCTGCCCGTGGAGGCATCGACCGCATTGATGCCGTGTGTTTTGTTGTACAGGCTTCACTTGCCcgtctgacacacacacagaaatacgTCTTTGACTCCATTCTTTCCATATTTGGGAAGGATATTGCTGAAAACATCCTTGTGCTGGTCACCTTTGCAGATGGGAAAACACCTCCAGTTCTTGAGGCCATCAAAGTCTCCCAGGTGCCATGTTCTACCAATGAGTCTGGAGAGCCTCTTCACTTCAAGTTCAACAACTCTGCTCTCTTTGCTACTAATTATGAATCTGCAGAGGATGAGGAGTCTGACTGTGACAACTTTGACAAAATGTTTTGGAAGTTGGGGTTTTCTAGCATGAAAAAATTCTTCACATCCCTTAACACGATGGAAACCAAGAGCTTGTCTCTCACACAGGAGGTCCTGAAAGAGCGGCAACAGCTAGAAGTGCTTGTGCAGGGTCTCCAGCCCCAAATCAATGCTGGTCTGACAAAACTGGATGAAATCAAGAAGACAAGAGCTGCTCTGGAGCAGCACAAGGCTGAAATGGATGCAAACAAGGATTTTGAATACGAATTAGAAGTAACTGTCCCAAAACAGATCGAAAACAACACTTCCTACTACTTAACCAACTGCCAAAAGTGTTACTTCACTTGTCATGACACATGCGCTTACGCAAATGACAGTGATAAAGATAAGTGCTCTGCCATGAAAGATGGAAAGTGTCGGGTCTGTCCTGGAAAGTGTGCTTGGAATGTGCACTATAATCAGAAATACAAATGGGATTATGTCCCAGAAAAGAGAAAGGAAACTTATCAGGATTTAAAAAAGCGATTTGAGGAAGCACATGGAGAGGTCATGTCAAAAGAAAAGATCTTTGAAGAGCTTGAAAATGAGCTTGAGCTTGTCCAGAATACTGTGGCCATACTAATAGAAAATTCTCAACAGTCCTTGGAGCGCCTGCAGGAAATCGCCCTCAAGCCCAATCCTCTGTCCACCCCTGACTACATTGATCTGATGATTGAGTCTGAGAAACAAGAAGCCAAACCTGGATTTCAAGATCGCATTCAGTCTTTAATGGGCGTCAGGAAGAAGGCAGAGATTATCAGTAAGGTTTCCTCAGGAGAAGTGCTTTCAGAGGATTTGGAAACATATAAACCTGTtaacaaaaaaaaggaaacatcaTATGATCCAAGAGTCCTGCTCAGTAGGTTTAAGAATtacatgattaaaaaaacaggaaattattaa